Proteins from a single region of Aquirhabdus parva:
- a CDS encoding TetR/AcrR family transcriptional regulator has translation MARRTQAQLAETRQALIASGKQLFSDKGFARTQVAEIAQNAGVGMSAFYGQFEDKSQLFLHIINEVFTELHSGVMQVRRGVNLQMPLESIMATQQIYVLIFETLMKHKEITLSVFRSGFSAIPGLEVLYWQICDAVAAALSQDYQHAESAGLLKIGSHRDMSDAMIGMVQHLGYRMVLQGTPTPIEAAKMCTQYTIGSLIMSIPKDKLQHLMPLWAAIPADVI, from the coding sequence ATGGCTCGTCGTACCCAAGCACAACTGGCGGAAACAAGGCAGGCATTGATTGCATCTGGCAAGCAGTTGTTTTCGGACAAAGGTTTTGCGCGCACCCAAGTTGCCGAAATCGCCCAGAATGCAGGCGTGGGAATGAGTGCATTTTATGGTCAGTTTGAGGACAAGAGTCAGCTCTTTCTGCATATCATCAATGAGGTCTTTACCGAACTGCACAGTGGCGTCATGCAAGTGCGTCGCGGTGTGAATTTGCAAATGCCACTGGAATCCATCATGGCTACGCAGCAGATCTATGTCCTGATTTTTGAAACGCTGATGAAGCACAAGGAGATCACCTTATCGGTATTTCGCTCTGGCTTCTCAGCAATTCCCGGACTTGAGGTGCTGTACTGGCAGATCTGCGATGCGGTGGCTGCGGCGCTGAGTCAGGATTATCAACATGCGGAAAGTGCAGGCTTACTGAAGATCGGCAGTCATCGCGATATGTCCGATGCCATGATCGGGATGGTCCAGCATCTGGGCTATCGCATGGTGTTGCAAGGCACGCCAACACCGATTGAGGCCGCAAAAATGTGCACGCAATACACAATTGGGAGTTTGATCATGAGCATCCCCAAAGACAAGTTGCAACACCTCATGCCGCTCTGGGCGGCCATCCCAGCAGATGTCATCTGA
- a CDS encoding flavin-containing monooxygenase, which yields MQTTTPRKKPAARKSAPAKSVSPTEVLEVAVIGTGFSGLGMGIRLKKAGITNFKIFEKASEVGGTWRDNTYPGCACDVKSALYSYSFEPSAEWSNAYANQGEIFSYIRFCAEKYGMYPHIQFNSKVVSGKFDATAGEWELTLDGGEIIRAKNVVAAPGPFAEPSVAKIDGINDFKGIKIHTARWDHSVDLTGKRVALIGTGATGVQVGPAIAPKVAHLTVFQRTPNWIMPRPNRDRTDAEKQESRENPLKMRVDRLKNYWINEATAPFLILKYDAFKSFPAKMSHSYLERKVKDPVLREKLTPKYKFGCKRVLVSSDWYPTLQRDNVTLEDHGIKRITETGIETVDGKHYELDVIIFATGYEVRSTGAPFEVRGLNNESLGERWKDGAEAFDGITTHGFPNLYFLVGPFTGPGHTSVIAYSEAQIDYVWQAIELRRARQLKYITVKAEVEAEFVKIMDQRSEHTVWKSGCASWYLSPNGRNNTLYPGFNAEYRMRILRFNPSSYTLVGQDGQPVKATFKDHLSTVRMALTA from the coding sequence ATGCAAACTACAACGCCAAGAAAGAAGCCAGCAGCAAGAAAGTCCGCTCCTGCAAAATCAGTGTCGCCCACAGAGGTTCTGGAAGTCGCAGTGATTGGGACTGGATTTTCTGGGCTGGGGATGGGGATTCGCCTGAAAAAAGCAGGCATTACCAACTTTAAGATTTTTGAAAAAGCCAGTGAGGTCGGTGGCACTTGGCGGGATAACACCTATCCGGGCTGTGCTTGTGATGTGAAGTCAGCGCTGTATTCCTACTCTTTTGAGCCTTCTGCTGAGTGGTCCAATGCCTATGCCAACCAGGGCGAGATTTTTAGCTATATCCGCTTTTGTGCAGAAAAATATGGGATGTACCCGCATATTCAATTTAACTCTAAAGTCGTGAGCGGCAAGTTTGATGCAACTGCTGGAGAGTGGGAGTTGACACTGGATGGCGGCGAAATCATCCGCGCTAAGAATGTGGTTGCTGCACCGGGCCCCTTTGCTGAGCCGTCTGTTGCCAAGATTGATGGCATCAATGATTTTAAAGGTATCAAAATCCATACCGCGCGCTGGGATCATAGTGTTGATCTCACCGGTAAACGCGTGGCGTTGATTGGCACTGGCGCGACCGGTGTACAAGTTGGTCCTGCGATTGCACCGAAAGTTGCGCATTTAACCGTGTTTCAGCGGACCCCAAACTGGATCATGCCGCGACCGAATCGCGACCGAACAGATGCCGAAAAACAAGAAAGCCGTGAAAATCCCCTTAAGATGAGAGTCGATCGTCTGAAAAACTACTGGATCAATGAAGCCACGGCTCCGTTCCTGATCTTGAAGTACGATGCCTTCAAATCCTTTCCTGCAAAGATGTCGCATAGTTATCTTGAGCGCAAAGTGAAAGACCCCGTACTGCGTGAAAAGCTGACCCCCAAATACAAGTTTGGCTGTAAGCGTGTCTTGGTCTCGAGTGACTGGTACCCAACCCTGCAACGCGACAATGTGACACTGGAAGATCATGGTATCAAACGCATTACCGAGACAGGTATTGAGACGGTGGATGGCAAGCACTATGAATTGGATGTGATCATCTTTGCAACCGGCTATGAGGTTCGTAGTACGGGTGCCCCGTTTGAAGTCCGCGGCTTAAACAATGAGTCTTTGGGTGAACGCTGGAAAGATGGTGCTGAAGCGTTTGACGGTATCACCACGCATGGCTTTCCAAATCTATATTTCCTGGTTGGTCCTTTTACGGGTCCCGGTCATACTTCGGTGATTGCATACTCCGAAGCGCAGATTGATTATGTCTGGCAGGCGATTGAGCTACGCCGTGCCCGTCAACTGAAATACATCACGGTCAAAGCGGAAGTCGAAGCTGAGTTTGTCAAAATCATGGACCAGCGCAGTGAACACACGGTATGGAAATCAGGCTGTGCAAGCTGGTACTTAAGCCCGAATGGTCGCAACAACACACTGTATCCCGGCTTCAATGCGGAATACCGCATGCGTATCCTGCGTTTTAACCCATCCAGTTATACACTGGTGGGTCAAGATGGTCAGCCTGTCAAAGCGACCTTCAAGGATCACTTGAGTACGGTTCGGATGGCTCTCACCGCGTAA
- a CDS encoding dicarboxylate/amino acid:cation symporter, with protein MASGKKFYKSLYVQVIFAICLGVLLGHFVPETGAAMKPLGDGFIKLIKMLIAPIIFCTVVLGIAGMEDMKKVGKTGGLALLYFELMSTLALVVGLVMINVIKPGEGMNINVALLDTHGIAAYTDPHKMQTTTDFFMNIIPSTMVDAFAKGEILQVLLIAILFGFSLQHLGGRHNPIFELIESFSKILFSIVTVIMKLAPIGAFGAMAFTIGKYGIGSLLPLMKLMGTFYITCLLFIFVILGIVARAHGFSILRFVNYIKEELLIVLGTSSSESVLPRMMIKMEKLGAQKSVVGLVIPTGYSFNLDGTAIYLTMAAVFIAQATNTPMTILQQVTLLAVLLLTSKGAAGVTGSGFIVLAATLSAVGGVPVAGLAIILGIDRFMSEGRALTNTIGNGVATLVVAKWAKELDHDQLDKELKHPTGIDAI; from the coding sequence ATGGCGAGCGGCAAGAAATTTTATAAATCACTCTATGTACAAGTGATCTTTGCGATTTGTCTGGGTGTATTACTCGGTCACTTCGTGCCTGAGACTGGCGCTGCGATGAAGCCGCTCGGTGATGGCTTTATTAAACTGATCAAGATGCTGATCGCACCGATCATCTTCTGTACCGTGGTCCTCGGCATCGCGGGTATGGAGGATATGAAAAAGGTCGGGAAGACAGGCGGTCTTGCGCTATTGTACTTCGAGCTCATGAGTACACTGGCACTGGTCGTGGGTCTGGTGATGATCAATGTGATCAAACCCGGCGAGGGCATGAATATCAACGTCGCCCTGTTGGATACGCATGGGATTGCCGCCTATACCGATCCGCACAAGATGCAGACCACCACCGACTTCTTTATGAATATCATCCCCAGCACCATGGTCGATGCCTTTGCTAAGGGTGAGATTCTGCAAGTTTTGCTGATTGCGATTTTGTTTGGCTTCTCTTTGCAGCATCTGGGTGGGCGTCACAATCCGATTTTTGAACTGATTGAGAGCTTTTCCAAGATTCTCTTTTCTATTGTTACCGTGATCATGAAGCTGGCTCCAATAGGTGCTTTTGGTGCCATGGCGTTTACCATCGGTAAGTACGGTATAGGCTCCCTGTTGCCCTTGATGAAGCTGATGGGCACCTTCTACATCACCTGTCTATTATTCATCTTTGTGATCTTAGGCATTGTGGCGCGGGCACATGGTTTTAGTATTTTGCGCTTTGTGAACTATATTAAAGAAGAGTTGTTGATCGTACTCGGTACTTCGTCCTCAGAGTCGGTGCTGCCACGTATGATGATTAAGATGGAGAAACTGGGCGCACAGAAATCCGTAGTCGGTTTGGTGATCCCTACCGGTTATTCCTTTAACTTAGATGGCACGGCTATCTATCTGACCATGGCCGCCGTATTTATCGCGCAGGCAACCAATACGCCGATGACGATCTTGCAGCAAGTGACTTTGCTTGCGGTGTTGTTGCTGACCTCTAAAGGGGCGGCAGGCGTGACAGGTAGCGGCTTTATTGTGTTGGCCGCGACGCTATCAGCAGTAGGCGGTGTACCTGTGGCGGGTCTAGCCATTATCTTGGGCATTGATCGTTTTATGTCTGAAGGCCGTGCATTGACCAATACCATTGGCAATGGTGTGGCGACCTTAGTGGTTGCTAAGTGGGCCAAGGAGCTGGATCATGATCAACTCGATAAAGAGCTGAAGCACCCGACGGGGATTGATGCGATTTGA
- a CDS encoding glutathione S-transferase family protein, with product MPKLYYTPLSGHSYKVRLLLSFLRVSFEPAVLDFSTGYHKSAAYLQINPLGQVPLWVDGEVVVRDSQAILVYLAQHYADPAWLLPTDALELAKIVQWLSVAANEITHGPTQVRGYWRKQPSTIDIDAATKRTHAILKIINDHLATRQWLELERPTIADVACFPYISLVHEGKVSLEDYPHVQAWVERFKQLDGYIPLVSA from the coding sequence ATGCCCAAGCTCTACTACACCCCGCTGTCTGGACACAGTTATAAAGTGCGTTTGTTATTGTCTTTTTTGAGGGTGTCTTTTGAGCCGGCGGTACTGGATTTCAGCACGGGTTATCATAAAAGTGCGGCGTATTTACAGATTAATCCACTCGGACAAGTGCCACTCTGGGTGGATGGTGAGGTGGTGGTGCGCGACTCACAAGCGATCTTGGTTTATCTTGCCCAGCACTATGCTGATCCGGCTTGGTTACTGCCTACTGATGCTTTAGAACTCGCCAAGATCGTGCAATGGCTATCGGTCGCTGCCAATGAAATCACCCATGGTCCAACACAAGTGCGCGGCTACTGGCGCAAACAGCCCAGCACCATCGATATCGATGCCGCCACCAAACGCACCCATGCTATCCTAAAGATCATCAATGACCATCTCGCGACACGTCAATGGCTCGAACTTGAGCGCCCAACCATTGCTGATGTCGCGTGCTTTCCCTATATCTCGCTGGTTCATGAAGGCAAAGTCTCTCTGGAGGACTATCCACATGTGCAGGCATGGGTCGAACGCTTTAAGCAGCTCGATGGCTATATCCCGTTAGTCTCGGCATAA
- the putA gene encoding bifunctional proline dehydrogenase/L-glutamate gamma-semialdehyde dehydrogenase PutA, translating to MPQPDPQPSQPLSSDFSELFSSLQSDIQAAPSSLQQAITAAYRMPEAEAVQALLAQEQISDPTRIDSQILAKRLVLAVRQARVHASGIDALMHQFALSSEGGIALMCLAESLLRIPDQRTVDRLIADKIGPADWEQYLGRSSSMFVNAATWGLLVTGKIVRTPSAQTLKTVLTQAVARWGAPLIRSGVAMAIRMLGNQFVLGQTIEEALHNSQAQEERGYRYSYDMLGESALTKEDATHYFAAYEEAIHAIGQASQGRGIQQGAGISVKLSALHPRYSRAKHERVMAELLPRLLQLLRLAKSYDIGLNIDAEEADRLELSLAMMEKIAFDQSLAGYAGVGFVVQAYQKRCPYVIDYLVDLAKRSGRKMMIRLVKGAYWDAEIKRAQVDGLSGYPVFTRKVHTDVSYLVCAQKLLDASHLIYPQFATHNAHTVATIYQWAKAQGVEDYEFQCLHGMGETLYDQVVGSDHLDRPCRIYAPVGSHRTLLAYLVRRLLENGANSSFVNQIVDEQIPVADLIADPFNEARLLNGQPHPQIVLPKALYAPARKNSAGLDLSNEQVLRDLAGHAASWASQSWQAFPTLNNELKHNEQPIYNPADRRDVVGRVVDATLFDVEQALTIAEQAKADWSQQAPKSRAAWLERAADLFEQHRLELCTLAIREAGKTWANAVGEVREAVDFLRYYAAQTRFEAETDAQALGLVVCISPWNFPLAIFVGQVSAALAAGNVVLAKPAEQTPLMAARAVSLLHEAGIPAHALQLLPGRGETIGAALVADARVDGVVFTGSTQVAQMIHHTLIQRAVQEGRDIPLIAETGGQNAMVVDSSALLEQVVQDVLVSAFDSAGQRCSALRVLCLQQDIADQTIAMLKGAMQELQIGRPDQWAVDIGPVIDADAQRDLLDYIESQRAVGKVVTQQDLPESCQHGFFIAPTLIEIDTIAELKREVFGPVLHIWRYERDQLPDVVQAVNASGFGLTMGVHSRIDQTIQDVVQHAHVGNIYINRSIVGAVVGVQPFGGEGKSGTGPKAGGPLYLKRLQRTSAAEVCTHHATVIKDQSVVERNVLSDLAQWVRTQDSVLFDFIAAYQRTSLLGTSFGLVSPTGEQNTLSFVPRGGILCHATTLPTLINQLLAVLLTGNTPVLDVTAQAVLPKALPPSLQGIIQSESDHSAIIGLILSDTPLTSSLAETMLRISEQTGHLLSYQLTTAYNPIPLWRLMIERALCVNTTAVGGNASLMMLQADTAQNG from the coding sequence ATGCCCCAGCCAGATCCTCAGCCCTCACAGCCCTTATCCTCTGATTTTTCAGAGCTCTTTTCCTCCCTGCAATCTGATATTCAAGCCGCACCGAGTAGCCTGCAGCAGGCAATTACCGCTGCCTATCGCATGCCTGAAGCCGAAGCGGTTCAGGCATTACTTGCACAAGAGCAGATCAGTGATCCCACTCGGATTGATAGTCAGATTTTGGCGAAAAGACTGGTGCTGGCCGTGCGACAGGCGCGGGTGCATGCGTCAGGGATTGATGCGCTCATGCATCAGTTTGCCTTGTCATCCGAGGGCGGCATTGCACTGATGTGTTTGGCAGAGTCGCTGCTGCGTATTCCTGATCAGCGCACGGTAGACCGTCTAATCGCGGATAAGATCGGACCGGCGGATTGGGAGCAGTATCTGGGGCGATCCTCGTCGATGTTTGTCAATGCCGCGACTTGGGGGCTGTTAGTCACAGGCAAGATTGTGCGCACACCTTCCGCACAGACGTTGAAGACGGTACTGACCCAAGCGGTTGCCCGCTGGGGTGCTCCCTTGATTCGCAGCGGGGTTGCCATGGCGATCCGGATGCTGGGCAATCAGTTTGTACTGGGGCAAACCATTGAGGAGGCTTTGCACAATAGCCAAGCACAAGAGGAGCGGGGTTATCGCTATTCTTACGACATGCTGGGTGAGTCCGCGTTAACAAAAGAGGATGCCACTCACTATTTTGCCGCCTATGAGGAAGCCATTCATGCCATCGGTCAAGCCTCGCAAGGACGTGGCATACAGCAGGGGGCGGGGATTTCGGTCAAGCTCTCGGCACTGCATCCGCGTTACAGCCGAGCAAAGCATGAGCGGGTCATGGCGGAGTTGTTGCCGCGTTTATTGCAATTGCTGCGATTGGCCAAAAGTTATGACATTGGTCTGAACATTGATGCCGAAGAAGCAGATCGTTTGGAGCTGTCGCTGGCGATGATGGAGAAGATCGCTTTTGATCAGTCGCTCGCGGGTTATGCTGGTGTGGGCTTTGTGGTGCAGGCCTATCAGAAGCGCTGTCCCTATGTGATTGACTACTTAGTGGATCTCGCTAAACGTAGTGGACGGAAAATGATGATCCGTCTGGTGAAAGGGGCGTATTGGGATGCCGAGATCAAACGGGCACAGGTCGATGGGTTGTCCGGCTATCCGGTGTTTACTCGTAAAGTGCATACTGACGTGTCCTATCTCGTCTGTGCTCAGAAGCTCTTGGATGCCAGTCATCTAATTTATCCCCAGTTTGCCACCCATAATGCCCATACCGTTGCCACCATTTATCAGTGGGCGAAGGCGCAGGGTGTTGAGGATTATGAGTTTCAATGCCTGCATGGCATGGGAGAAACGCTTTATGATCAAGTCGTCGGTAGCGATCATCTTGATCGACCATGTCGTATTTATGCGCCAGTCGGATCGCATCGCACGCTATTGGCATATCTGGTGCGCCGCTTATTGGAAAATGGCGCGAACTCCTCTTTTGTCAATCAAATCGTCGATGAGCAGATTCCGGTAGCCGATTTAATCGCAGATCCTTTTAATGAGGCTCGCTTATTGAATGGTCAACCGCATCCGCAGATCGTATTGCCCAAGGCGCTCTATGCACCGGCACGAAAAAACTCTGCGGGGCTGGATTTGAGCAATGAGCAGGTCTTGCGTGATCTTGCAGGTCATGCCGCAAGTTGGGCGAGTCAATCATGGCAGGCATTCCCGACTCTGAACAATGAACTCAAGCACAACGAACAGCCTATCTATAACCCAGCGGATCGTCGTGATGTGGTGGGACGTGTGGTTGATGCAACGCTTTTCGATGTTGAGCAAGCACTAACGATTGCGGAGCAGGCAAAAGCCGACTGGTCGCAGCAAGCGCCGAAAAGTCGTGCTGCATGGCTGGAACGCGCGGCGGATTTGTTTGAGCAGCATCGTCTTGAGCTCTGTACGCTGGCGATTCGTGAAGCGGGCAAAACGTGGGCCAATGCAGTGGGTGAAGTGCGAGAGGCGGTTGATTTCTTGCGCTATTACGCCGCACAAACGCGGTTTGAGGCGGAAACGGATGCACAGGCTTTGGGGCTGGTGGTTTGTATCAGTCCATGGAACTTTCCGTTGGCGATCTTTGTCGGGCAGGTCAGTGCGGCACTGGCCGCAGGCAATGTGGTCTTAGCAAAACCTGCTGAACAAACGCCACTCATGGCTGCTCGTGCGGTGTCTTTGCTGCATGAGGCTGGCATTCCTGCGCATGCATTACAGTTGCTACCGGGGCGCGGTGAAACCATTGGAGCGGCCTTGGTCGCAGACGCACGGGTCGATGGCGTGGTCTTTACTGGATCGACACAAGTGGCACAGATGATTCATCACACCCTGATTCAGCGTGCCGTGCAGGAAGGACGCGATATTCCGCTCATTGCTGAGACCGGTGGGCAGAACGCCATGGTCGTTGACTCCAGTGCATTGCTTGAGCAAGTAGTGCAGGATGTGTTGGTATCCGCTTTTGACAGCGCGGGTCAGCGTTGTTCGGCGCTGCGGGTTTTATGCTTACAGCAGGACATCGCCGATCAGACCATAGCGATGCTAAAAGGGGCGATGCAAGAGTTACAAATCGGTCGTCCTGATCAATGGGCTGTGGATATTGGTCCTGTGATAGATGCCGATGCACAGCGTGATTTATTGGACTATATCGAATCACAGCGTGCAGTGGGTAAAGTTGTGACGCAGCAGGATTTACCAGAATCGTGTCAGCACGGTTTTTTCATCGCACCGACCTTGATTGAGATTGATACGATTGCTGAACTTAAGCGTGAGGTCTTTGGCCCAGTCCTGCATATCTGGCGTTATGAGCGGGATCAATTGCCTGATGTAGTTCAAGCGGTTAATGCGAGTGGTTTTGGTCTGACCATGGGTGTGCATTCGCGGATTGATCAAACGATACAGGATGTGGTGCAGCATGCCCATGTTGGGAATATCTATATCAATCGCAGTATCGTAGGTGCAGTGGTTGGGGTACAACCCTTTGGCGGAGAAGGGAAGTCCGGGACAGGACCTAAAGCGGGTGGGCCGTTGTATCTCAAACGCTTGCAGCGGACGAGTGCGGCTGAGGTGTGTACACATCATGCCACCGTAATCAAAGATCAAAGCGTTGTAGAACGGAATGTCTTGAGTGATCTAGCGCAATGGGTCAGGACTCAAGACTCGGTATTATTCGATTTTATCGCCGCCTATCAGCGCACGAGTCTACTCGGCACATCTTTCGGGCTGGTGAGCCCGACCGGGGAGCAAAACACCTTATCTTTTGTTCCGCGCGGCGGCATACTCTGTCATGCCACAACATTGCCTACCCTGATCAACCAGTTGCTTGCCGTGTTGCTCACGGGCAATACCCCCGTGCTGGATGTGACAGCCCAAGCCGTATTGCCTAAAGCATTACCGCCATCACTTCAGGGCATCATTCAATCGGAATCGGATCATTCCGCGATCATTGGGCTGATCTTAAGTGATACCCCGCTCACGTCGTCGCTTGCAGAGACAATGCTTCGCATATCCGAGCAAACAGGTCATCTTCTCTCATATCAACTCACGACGGCCTATAACCCCATCCCACTGTGGCGTCTTATGATCGAGCGGGCGCTGTGTGTCAACACCACGGCTGTCGGGGGCAATGCCAGCCTCATGATGTTGCAGGCTGACACTGCTCAGAATGGGTGA
- a CDS encoding MFS transporter encodes MAIDAPPKATLKSWFALLSVAIGAFALVTSEFLPVGLLSGVAADLHVSVGTAGLMVTAPGIIAAFAAPLVTVSVGKLDRRILLCLLTLLMVIANLVSAFAPNFTVLVIGRLLLGIGIGGFWATAIALSGRLAPAGVSMGRASSIIFTGVTMATVFGVPLGTWIGDIFGWRATFGITGLLGAIVLLGQLFMLPSLPATSAVRLIDLPHVFRHKYARVGLLGIVFLVTAHFAAYTYVTPFFKVISGFHAELISTLLLVYGLAGVVGNILAGIAASRDIRKTFMMVVLLMGAAMMIFPLFGVTTLGAVLTIALWGLAFGGLPVCANMWMFAAAPEAMESGAAIVVSTFQVGIAVGSLLGGGVVDHLNIPSVMWMGGAFAILALVTLASFGRGLPKTVEAQPVASH; translated from the coding sequence ATTGCCATTGATGCACCGCCTAAAGCAACTTTAAAATCTTGGTTTGCGCTGTTGTCTGTGGCAATAGGCGCATTTGCACTGGTGACCAGTGAGTTTTTGCCCGTGGGTTTGCTATCAGGTGTGGCAGCAGATTTACATGTTTCAGTAGGGACAGCGGGTCTGATGGTCACGGCGCCGGGGATTATTGCGGCATTTGCAGCACCTTTAGTCACTGTCTCTGTAGGTAAGTTGGATCGTCGTATTTTACTGTGTTTACTGACGTTGCTCATGGTAATAGCCAATCTCGTTTCTGCGTTTGCACCTAACTTTACGGTTTTGGTGATTGGGCGGTTATTACTGGGGATCGGGATTGGTGGTTTCTGGGCCACGGCGATTGCGCTCAGTGGTCGGCTGGCACCAGCAGGCGTATCCATGGGACGCGCATCTTCGATCATCTTTACTGGTGTGACCATGGCTACGGTGTTTGGTGTACCACTGGGAACATGGATCGGTGATATTTTTGGCTGGCGGGCGACTTTTGGTATTACGGGTCTTTTGGGCGCGATTGTCCTGCTTGGTCAATTATTTATGCTGCCATCGCTGCCTGCGACATCCGCCGTACGTCTTATCGATCTTCCTCATGTGTTTCGTCATAAATATGCACGTGTCGGTTTGCTCGGCATAGTTTTCTTGGTGACCGCGCATTTTGCGGCATATACCTATGTCACGCCGTTTTTCAAAGTCATTTCAGGTTTTCATGCTGAGTTGATCAGTACATTGTTGCTGGTTTACGGTCTAGCTGGCGTGGTGGGTAATATCTTGGCAGGCATCGCGGCATCGCGTGATATCCGCAAAACCTTCATGATGGTCGTGCTGCTTATGGGCGCAGCGATGATGATCTTCCCGTTATTTGGCGTAACCACACTTGGTGCGGTGTTAACGATCGCGCTCTGGGGCTTGGCTTTTGGCGGATTACCGGTTTGTGCCAACATGTGGATGTTTGCCGCAGCCCCTGAGGCGATGGAAAGTGGTGCGGCGATTGTCGTGTCAACTTTCCAAGTCGGGATTGCTGTGGGTTCTTTGCTTGGTGGCGGCGTAGTTGACCATCTCAATATTCCCAGTGTGATGTGGATGGGTGGAGCCTTTGCGATCCTTGCATTAGTGACTTTAGCATCCTTTGGTCGTGGTTTGCCAAAGACTGTCGAAGCCCAGCCTGTCGCATCGCATTAA
- a CDS encoding LysE family translocator encodes MIELNHWFIFIGAALIMAITPGPNLIYLLSRSICQGRNAAIVSLFGVVTAFLVHMFAAAIGLTALFLTIPIAYIILKWLGAGYLLWLAWQAMRPNAKSPFEARELAPDSRPKLWLMGFMTSFLNPKIAIFYLSILPQFISPQHGSVFAQSLTLGFTQIVVSFMVNLTVILTAAGLARWFALNPLWLLIQRYVMGIVLLGLALRLLIEQRKMA; translated from the coding sequence ATGATTGAGTTGAACCATTGGTTTATTTTTATCGGCGCAGCCTTGATCATGGCGATTACGCCAGGACCTAATCTGATCTATTTGCTTTCGCGCTCCATCTGTCAGGGGCGCAATGCTGCGATTGTTTCACTATTTGGTGTGGTAACGGCGTTCTTGGTGCATATGTTTGCCGCAGCCATTGGTTTGACTGCGTTATTCTTGACGATTCCAATCGCTTATATCATCTTGAAGTGGTTAGGGGCGGGGTATCTGCTGTGGCTGGCTTGGCAAGCGATGAGGCCAAATGCCAAGTCCCCCTTTGAGGCGCGTGAATTAGCCCCAGATTCGCGTCCCAAGTTATGGCTCATGGGCTTTATGACCAGTTTCTTAAATCCTAAAATTGCGATTTTCTATCTATCCATCTTGCCGCAATTTATTTCCCCGCAGCACGGCTCGGTCTTTGCGCAAAGTCTGACGCTGGGATTTACCCAAATTGTGGTGAGTTTTATGGTCAATTTGACTGTGATCCTGACTGCGGCTGGTCTTGCGCGCTGGTTTGCTTTAAACCCACTGTGGCTCCTGATCCAGCGTTATGTGATGGGAATTGTGTTGTTGGGATTGGCATTACGCTTGCTGATCGAACAGCGTAAAATGGCTTAA
- a CDS encoding Lrp/AsnC ligand binding domain-containing protein, translated as MLDKVNKRILTELQNDGRMSNIDLSTKVNLSPAACLERVKRLQEAGYIMHYSAHLNPKLLDVSLLVFIEVVLDRTTSDVFEEFSRSIQDIPEVLECHMVAGGFDYLVKARVKDMDAYRDLLGKTLLQLRGVRETHTYAVMEEVKNTTKLPIK; from the coding sequence ATGCTCGATAAAGTGAATAAAAGGATTCTCACCGAACTTCAGAACGATGGACGGATGAGTAATATCGACCTTTCCACCAAGGTTAACCTATCCCCAGCCGCTTGCTTAGAGCGCGTTAAACGCTTGCAAGAAGCGGGCTATATCATGCATTACAGCGCACATCTCAATCCCAAACTGCTCGATGTCTCGCTCTTGGTCTTTATTGAAGTCGTACTCGATCGCACGACCTCCGACGTCTTTGAAGAATTCTCGAGAAGTATCCAAGATATCCCTGAAGTGTTGGAATGCCATATGGTGGCTGGCGGCTTTGATTACTTGGTCAAGGCTCGTGTCAAAGACATGGATGCCTATCGTGATCTACTGGGCAAGACGCTCTTACAGTTACGCGGCGTACGCGAAACTCATACCTATGCCGTCATGGAAGAAGTCAAAAATACGACTAAACTGCCAATCAAATAA
- a CDS encoding peptidylprolyl isomerase codes for MAKAIVRHILVKDRVLCEQLKTRIAAGEDFAKLAKQHSTCTSAKRGGELGEISKGQLVRPIDQVVFTKAEHVVHGPVKSQFGFHLVEIKFRY; via the coding sequence ATGGCCAAAGCCATCGTCCGTCATATCTTGGTCAAGGATCGAGTCTTGTGTGAGCAGCTTAAAACCCGGATTGCCGCCGGAGAGGACTTTGCTAAGCTCGCCAAGCAGCATTCGACCTGTACCTCAGCCAAGCGCGGCGGGGAGCTCGGGGAAATCAGCAAAGGGCAATTGGTCCGTCCGATTGATCAAGTGGTCTTCACCAAGGCGGAGCATGTGGTTCATGGTCCGGTCAAAAGTCAGTTTGGCTTTCATCTGGTTGAGATCAAATTCCGCTATTAG